One genomic segment of Hydra vulgaris chromosome 14, alternate assembly HydraT2T_AEP includes these proteins:
- the LOC100210882 gene encoding solute carrier family 22 member 18, with translation MQRENTNGLLSNNDYTKQEFSSSNEISPLSDDCLKNQKIMNSLNDVSYENTSSKNDENKNLNDNVNGDDMRKNYANENVVQKDKIDSNHFIANEDKDSNHFIANEDKDSNHFIANEDKDSNHFVVNEDKIDSNHFVANEDKIDSNHFVANEDKIDSNRFVVNEEKDSNRFVVNEDKIKNNLNEYDSQNELLEQAKLKRQIFMILICVNMIAFLGSFSYWMQSGVLPYLTRKIGVNPQVFGYMQSTFALYQLVGSPLFGRFGDVFGCRICLVVSEIASAVAFGSLAFATNVAMLFLSRVPAIFMHNLQGSYMIITDCTLPAERANYLGKLGVSHGIGMIVGSFTGGLITEYFGDSATAIFAACGNLLCAIIVCIFIPDDTKAIRRKLENITSTVPAQSVGASLGLKELLNIFKIKIIRYLLFIKILSAFPFALLYSMFSMAIMDFYKQGPRVNGIILAYLGSLSILIQGILIGLLTSRFLDPTLVKLAVFLNTGAFMFLIVADNIYLLCVTLLPMAIGGTVSHIVITAAITKVVPIEDTGSALGLTLSFHALIRSIAPTFGGFIFTIAGWPFIGVIGYSIHLFLSVFVVLLGKDSFDVK, from the exons ATGCAGCGGGAAAATACCAATGGTTTACTTTCCAATAATGATTACACAAAACAAGAGTTTTCTAGTAGTAACGAAATCTCGCCTTTATCcgatgattgtttaaaaaatcaaaaaattatgaaCAGCCTAAATGATGTTAGCTACGAAAATACTTCAAGTAAGAAtgatgaaaacaaaaacttaaatgacAACGTTAATGGTGATGATATGCGCAAAAATTACGCAAATGAAAATGTAgttcaaaaagataaaatagatTCGAACCATTTTATTGCAAATGAAGATAAAGATTCGAACCATTTTATTGCAAATGAAGATAAAGATTCGAACCATTTTATTGCAAATGAAGATAAAGATTCGAACCATTTTGTTGTAAATGAAGATAAAATAGATTCGAACCATTTTGTTGCAAATGAAGATAAAATAGATTCGAACCATTTTGTTGCAAATGAAGATAAAATAGATTCGAACCGTTTTGTTGTAAATGAAGAAAAAGATTCGAACCGTTTTGTTGTAAatgaagataaaataaaaaacaatttaaatgaataTGATTCCCAAAACGAACTATTAGAACAAGCGAAACTAAAACGCCAGATATTTATGATACTAATTTGTGTTAATATGATTGCCTTCCTGGGTTCTTTTTCCTATTGGATGCAAAGTGGAGTTTTACCTTACTTAACGAGAAAAATTGGTGTTAACCCGCAAGTTTTTGGCTACATGCAATCTACTTTTGCTTTGTATCAACTTGTTGGCTCACCATTATTTGGGCGATTTGGCGATGTGTTTGGTTGTCGCATTTGTTTGGTGGTGTCAGAAATAGCTTCTGCAGTTGCTTTTGGCTCACTTGCATTTGCCACAAATGTTGCCATGTTGTTTCTTTCTCGCGTACCGgcaatttttatgcataatcTTCAAGGATCATATATGATAATAACGGACTGCACACTTCCAGCTGAGCGAGCTAATTATCTTGGAAAACTTGGCGTATCTCACGGAATTg gaatgATCGTCGGCTCGTTCACCGGCGGATTAATTACGGAGTATTTTGGAGACAGTGCTACGGCCATATTTGCTGCATGTGGAAACTTACTATGTGCTATaattgtttgcatttttataccCGATGACACAAAAGCAATTCGGCGCAAACTAGAAAACATAACAAGCACCGTACCAGCACAAAGTGTTGGTGCTTCATTAGGGTTAAAGGAactcttgaacatttttaagataaagataatacgatatttactttttattaaaattttatctgcGTTTCCTTTTGCATTATTATACTCCATGTTTTCAATGGCAATAATGGATTTTTACAAACAAGGACCACGTGTTAATGGAATTATTCTGGCATATCTTGGTTCTCTTAGTATTTTGATACAAGGTATTTTGATCGGATTACTTACTAGTCGATTTTTAGACCCAACATTGGTGAAGCTAGCCGTTTTTCTCAATACGGGGgcatttatgtttttaattgttgcagataacatttatttactttgtgtAACATTGCTACCAATGGCAATTGGAGGAACAGTATCACATATTGTTATAACAGCTGCAATTACAAAAGTTGTACCTATTGAAGACACTGGGTCAGCATTAGGCTTAACTTTATCGTTTCATGCACTCATTCGTTCAATTGCTCCAACTTTCGGTggatttatatttacaattgcTGGTTGGCCTTTTATTGGAGTCATAGGGTACTCTATTCACCTATTTCTTTCAGTTTTTGTTGTTCTTTTAGGGAAAGATTCCTTCGACGTGAAGTAA